One Belonocnema kinseyi isolate 2016_QV_RU_SX_M_011 chromosome 6, B_treatae_v1, whole genome shotgun sequence genomic region harbors:
- the LOC117175491 gene encoding uncharacterized protein LOC117175491, which produces MARFIYECNTQLRNNSDGNLAPRQCSSDKYCIFCNAQCCLTLQRKALRYFYETWYFWLGIGLLVVFIVSTVSSYVISHCKHNILSVIYRPRTIENSPNASPNNSNSSPRNEIAINIIPPIPSHRKMLLVSPQSSCGYMNSVPSYIPVL; this is translated from the exons ATGGCTCGTTTTATTTATGAATGCAATACTCAATTGAGGAACAACAGTGATGGAAATTTGGCACCTAGACAGTGCAGTTCTGATAAGTATTGCATATTTTGTAATGCGCAATGTTGCTTAACATTGCAAAGAAAGGCTCTTCGATATTTTTATGAAACGTGGTACTTCTGGCTGGGTATTGGCCTCCTTGTCGTTTTTATAGTATCTACC GTAAGTAGCTACGTAATTAGCCACTGTAAGCACAACATTTTGTCAGTTATTTATCGGCCCAGGACTATCGAAAATTCTCCGAATGCAAGTCCGAATAATAGTAATTCTAGCCCTCGAAATGAGATTGCTATCAATATAATTCCCCCGATTCCTTCGCATAGAAAGATGTTGCTTGTTTCTCCACAATCAAGTTGTGGCTATATga ATTCTGTTCCTTCTTATATTCCTGTTTTATAA